The window ttttttttaccgggcACAAgtgaattatttaattttaaatgtttttaaattcattttgaTTGAAGTACAGTGTTTGTGTTCCAGAGTCCAACCTTCGTTACCTTTGTCACCTTCACGCAGCATTCAGCATGTTCAGTGACCTTGGGATTGGTTGTTTatagtttaattttaaatatttttaaaattgttcctTCCCCATTGTTCCTTCCCCATTGTTCCCTACATATTCTTTCATGGAGCTATAGCTCCATGATTCTCCTAACTTGTCTGgaactactcctagaactacttgggttcgtccggctatcgtctcccgttacggGAGACTCTCctgttacgggagacgatagccggacgaaaccgaaataacgatagccggacgaaaccgaaatagttctaggagtagtctGGAACTAGGTTCGTTCCGCTGTCGTCATAACAAACAACGATAGCGGAACGCACCTCATAGTTCTTTAGCCCTTTCTAATTCTACCTTGTTGTGGTCAAGCAGGGATTCAACTTGGCCACAAAATTGCCGCTAGTTCCTTCCTAGCCCACcatgttgagctgttaatggctccgcttttaacatcggtctcatcactgtcgacagtgatgagaccgatgttaaaagcggagccattaacagctcaacaaggtgggctagttcCTTCCCCAAACTTTAGAATCGTCCCAGCACTGTAGTGTAATGTAAGTGTAGACTGTAGTGTAAGCGGACTGTAAGATAAGAAAGAGGTAGGGCTACGATTTTCACAAAACTAGGCCTATGGTTTTTGAAGCGCTCAAGTCAAGGGGATATGATGAAGAAAATGAAAAGACTTGCCTTTTTATTAAAATGAGTATGATGGACCATGTAGAGAGTCTGTTAGTGTTATTAACCTAGTTGCAATTTTTAACGTTAACCCTCATCCGGCCTATTATTAACCTTAACAATCCATTGTAACAATCTGTACAGTTGTCTGGGAGCTTCATTTCAACGCCTAGAGGAAATTGAAATCaaatattcattatttttttatatttctacaCAATTTCCTTATCTCTGttgtcaaccccccccccccccccccccacccttacttctagtcctagaactatgaggtttgttccgctagcGTCCGTGGAGAGGATAGATAGCGGAACAAACtttatagttctaggagtaccccACCCTCATCTCCTGACTATCAGGAACAAACTGTCCGGGACTGTCTGGGAAGAAGGTTTTGATCATTGcttcatataaaaaaaagagcaaTGAAGTCTTTGCTTAAATCGTGCTTTATCCGATTCCTCACAGACACAGCCTATAATGTACTCTTACTCTTCTGTCTTCTTGTTTCAGTGTGTAGCCATAGAAGACGTCAATCCTGCTGCTAAGGTGCACTACTTGGTCATTCCCAAGAAGCAAATTACTCAACTCTCAAAAGCAGAAGAAACAGATGAACAGGTAAATGCCAAATGGTCTCGAAAGAAACGTACATTCAATAATCTTGGTAGCAGCATGTAGGATGTTTACCTCCATGGTAGCAGGGCTTCATGTTTCTGTGCATTTTGACATCATCTGcagggataaaaaaaaacacaagaccacaggacatgtagctcagaatctttactgaCTAAAATCAAAGTGAGAaaagactagaatcaaaatgagaacatgGTATTATAATCgaaactgtttcatttgaacaaaactAAGAAAATATTTATCTCTTCTATTTTATGGGTGATACTCGGCCCTCAACAGGactgaaagatatttgtgagactcgtactcaacatttgaacatcattctatgagacaaagatgttgaattgaaaattaaaaaacatgacaCTTGACTTATCCTGTGTTGTTGAGCTTTACTCTaagtgtaaaattcaagctttgggcccaatttcatggctctgcttaccgccgaattctgcgcttacgaccacgattccccgcttacgtgcaagcgctgaatatctgcgctagccttgtaagcgtagaatgcttagtaacgtggagtacacacgcgcagaaaccaaaattcgccgctaatcCGTTAAAAACGCTAGCCGAAGCACAGaattcctgcttccgtaagtgccgattctgtgcttactataagcggagccatgaaattgggccctgatctgttTATACTACAATCAACGCAATGCAAATCTCATTGGGGATGTagaaatacccccccccctaataaatattttgatctTGGATGCAAAGCAACTTGAATTTGCAGAGCTGAGACACTCAAGTTATAATGTCTTAGAACCTGCCTCTCAACACTGGACATGACCAATCAAGCTGGACGAACCTTTGCAAGGCGTTTAAAACTAAAAACTCCACGTTTTTGTCTCTGCTGATGTTTTGGTGTTGTTCCATCCCTCATCTCACATGTTTACCAATTTTAATGGTTTTGTCTTAATGCAGTGTATTGTTTGATTAGTATTTTGTGGTATTCTttataattgtaattttttgaattcaattgactattttaaatttgtgtgtttattgtTGGTTCATAACTGTAGTATAATTTTATAACGTATTAATGTTGgcctttatttattgtattttgttgacattttagCTTTTCGCTTCTATTGTCAGGCACATTGAGATATCTGTGATTTTAATTGCtttttataaatgttgtttattgatattattattcacTGTACTACACAAGGCTGTTTTATTAACTTCTTTATCTGACATTACATGTACAGTTATTAATTGCCtgaaagatgaaaaaaacaatttgtcttTGCAATTTTATAATCAAGTGCTTGTAACATATACTTCCCAACAAGTTAACGTAGTAATTTGAAAATAACGTTCTTAACATCATTTTGTCTTCTGTTGTCTTGTCTAGTAACTGTAAATGTACCTTTATTGTAGGCCCTATGTTTtatatgaaaatatgtttttaataaaatttggttttgtcttgtttaagcccggttcatacttcatgcgaatgcgaagcgaattttatGTGAATTTGTCGTCACatcctcctttcgcagcgattattcgcaagggagtagagcagagggcaactgctgtgaattgttcgttgcgaatttgtgacatcaagatccgcttcgcattcgcattcgcaggaagtatgaaccgggcttcagttGTAAATGTACCTTTGGTGAATgttcttatatattttttacaactAGACTAAAATCCTCAAACTACCCTTTGCTTTCTCTTGCAGCTTCTCGGTCATCTCTTGCTTGTAGCCAAGAAGGTCGCAGAACTAGGCGGCTTGAAAGAAGGCTATCGTGTTGTCATCAACGACGGCAAAGACGGTGCACAGAGTGTCTACCATTTACATTTACATGTCATCGGTGGCCGAGTCATGGGATGGCCACCAGGCTAGAGTTATTCATCATACCAAAGCTTTCTCATTGGTCCTCTGTTcaacaatagcgccctcatcaGTTTTAgtaagaccagggcccaatttcacaaagagctaagattgatcttaactgcaaatcaatcgtagttgcttagtaaagtgtgatttcacgatgcaaatcactatggtgatactgacaatttgtcttacgatgatTTTTATGGCTtcgtgaaatcgagcccagggcCCATATTCATAGAGATGCTTTTGcgcaaaaagtagcttagcacaataaAAGTGTGCATACCAGAGcaaggttaccatccaaactaccatgtcacatgtacaatttgtgactggtatcctgctcatttctgcttagcagacaattgttaggcagtattttctgcttttaaaagcagccctaggaatttgggcccaggtggTTGTTCTGATGTTCCACCGTATCATTttcaattcacattttttttgcgGAAGATTTTCAAAGGCAATTTCAATCACATATCATGAACTACAACTTTTAATTTTCTCTTTGAATTCCTTGAAATTATTAGTTGGAAATTTAAACACTTTAGTCTTGATCATGAGTATAAATATTTACAACCCTTCCCTCATATTGCAGTGTAAGCAAAATAACTTGGATGTTACCAAGATTTTTGCATGATTTTGTCATCATATCACGTACTGTACAGTATGTCAGTTACTACTAcgaataatagtggcttcttataaagcgctcaaatacgtcactcagtgatgctcatggtgcttcagcattcagtattttcctacaaggtttacagagctacgttttaaagtttgaaacttttcctctacatagcaccatgtaattgtttacaaggtgccaaTCTAACCAGGAACGCCAaggcgaatcccttctctttacgataagtgcactgggttcttttatatgcattacacaacacatgggacctatGGCGTTACGTCCAATccaaaggacgcagcaataatggtttagtgtcttgcttacggACCCAAGTGTcttgaccaggactcgaacccacactgtgctgatcggaaacaccagagcttgaagtctggtgttcttatccactcagccacgacacactACTAACCCTCAACCAATTTTCTAGAAAAACTAAagttggatgtacatgtacaatgtagttatAAAACTCAACCATGATTAGGCACTCAATCAACGAGTAGATCGCTGGGCTTTTAATGTTATTCATTTGTACTTAATAAACACCTCTCCCGTACTTGTTCTAAGAGATGTTACCAATCAATTTTGTCAATTAATCTCGCATAAAACCCATCAGTTTGTAAACAATGATTGGGGAGATTAACTCATTTTGTTCGTTGTGATTCAGGATCGATCAATAAAAGCAAGTCTAACTTGCACATCTTACAATTATTTGTGTCTGTCGTGATGTACTCGTATTAATTGTAGACTTCAGCAGAGACCAATAAACTTGTTAACTAGTCTTTAATCCCCACTTAGAAACACGGAGCATCCTAAGAAGTTACTACATTTCTTTATAAGTCATTTTAGTGAGTttggtcttaaaggcactggacacattattGGTagatattcaaaataattattagcataaaaccttgcttggtaacaagtaatggggagaggttgatagtataaaacattgtgagaaacggctccctctgaagagacgtaATTTTCGatgaagaagtaattttccacgaatttgatttagaaactttagatttagaatttgaggtgtccaaatcaagcttctgaaaacacacaactttgtgtgataagggtgttttttctttctttattatctcgcaacttcgactttgagctcaagtttgcacaggtttgttgtgttatgcataatgttgagatacaccaagtgaaaagactggtctttgacaattaccaatagtgtccagtgtctttaaagggagcTGTGCATTTCTTTAGGTGAGGTTTTCAATagtaccatgtgtaaatctcttttgagtagtgttgccGGTGGATTGTAATTACACGCTTCTAGAAATgtacaagtaggatttgaaactacCACTGTACGAAGCCGGCATGAATGTAAATGTAGAAACAGGCTCTATCTGACCTTACCTCCGACTGCTTAGACAGACTGggatcaggggccaatttcatgcgctgcttagcggccaattttgtgcttactgtgcaatttctatttcatagcgctgctaaccgtaagcacaagaaaaggcgtgctaaccttccggtgcttaccacacgaaaataaatgacgtcacaatgcaaatccacggtaaacacgcgatatggccgcccaatttttctgctaacccgtgaaaaacgctaaggcttaagcaaatttttctgctacagtaagcacacacaaatttgcttaccgttaagcagcgctatgaaattgggcccaggttggttcagtggtttctttccccgTCTTTGACCTCGGTGGACCCCTGGTACGAATCCCACGTCATCAGCCATGCATGTTGATTAGTTTTCAGTCATTACTTGATTgcatttgttttctctttcgAAATTTTCCTCCAACACTCTTTGAAGTTTCTGCCCttaccaggcatgatatttggttttgggggaaaaaagtaggaaaactttttttttttagtacatcCATGtatacatggtgtaggcttcAGTAGTcgtttcaggctatttaatcaaatttttcaaattttaccaaaggCAAAAacaatcggaaatcagactaagtAAAGaaagaagaatatcatgcctgcaacACTCTTTGGGGTTCTCCTCCTcaacagacatgcaactttcttattgcaaaaaaaaaaaaaaaagaatggcagatcacacttaacttttgtagtgtttttcagttttctatggcactgttttgaagagaaaaagagGACTGAACAGCTTAAAAGTTTCATGGCTGTCCTCTTTAACTGAGTGTTTCTTCTGATTTCCTTGTGTCCTTTTAGAAGACCTCAGTTATGGTAAAC of the Asterias rubens chromosome 3, eAstRub1.3, whole genome shotgun sequence genome contains:
- the LOC117288586 gene encoding histidine triad nucleotide-binding protein 1-like; translation: MADEVAKAQTAQPGGDTIFGKIIRKEIISTMIYEDEQCVAIEDVNPAAKVHYLVIPKKQITQLSKAEETDEQLLGHLLLVAKKVAELGGLKEGYRVVINDGKDGAQSVYHLHLHVIGGRVMGWPPG